One Pyrenophora tritici-repentis strain M4 chromosome 5, whole genome shotgun sequence DNA window includes the following coding sequences:
- a CDS encoding L51-S25-CI-B8 domain containing protein — protein sequence MASKAFGNGLKELRFLFCQTSEHSAATRNFLTRTYPTMKKANPSLPIMIREASGTEPTVYARFDFGKERKLALKGLDDKAIEQQVIDLVQKGS from the exons ATGGCGTCCAAAGCTTTCGGAAACGGATTGAAGGAGCTGCGCTTCTTGTTCTGCCAGACTAGCGAGCACAGCGCTGCGACACG GAATTTCCTCACGCGAACCTACCCCACAATGAAGAAGGCCAACCCATCCCTTCCCATCATGATCCGAGAAGCCAGCGGCACCGAGCCCACGGTATATGCGCGATTCG ACTTTGGCAAGGAGCGGAAGCTAGCGCTCAAGGGACTGGACGACAAGGCCATTGAACAACAAGTCATAGACCTAGTGCAGAAGGGTTCATGA
- a CDS encoding Tymo-45kd-70kd domain containing protein, whose protein sequence is MLQRLHNDMVDENVGKLERKRSKRQRVLRFFTAWKQKQPHEVSTLSKDSQPLSRQVPAISSISAPEPVASPVQHGRMPSVKEGKQERVVTPPPQETVEEKAEPLSESQLRSLFAGAPRFGLTKTDSRSTPTVAYPWNTEPTTKHATDSAPLAEPAFSAATLQKHLPKTEQVPGASKQYNGYGVDVVELPNMLGAQGIEAGTIGFSHFLELPNSDVLVNASEQSQSGNGYLSTSTNKDVMQANPERLGIRPVELGLIYDRLLEFQDLYETFHDSPEPMTILNNQSSGDLYANLFTKFLTPPGYDDSTEDPTGLQTQIAALLRVLALEGVWYDFSLVEWRIRLGQILWNEPEPTSDFESRPLWAEREILLLQITLACELLLRLDAFTNADASNAGLRQQINPKDMEAVLQMKTTKIDWDLILARRFLDNILIMRGSDIQESPQPRSRGFLSLLAQGIHPGLPQSDLILLPQHQARQFSGLLHFANTIQWPNIDVVSTDLARKLGAQDDSTEGNTPSSPSIRPFDSNTPSGISVYGTPLETPLPAGHQLDSYFGHVGKPSLHRNNSRALRMPLSPMATLPETKSKSSLNNVGGWLSRSYLAGLVLPGEAISHFLMSTLLENDSTAIANLGDSANLYGGFTFGGRTFWSRNSVVGRTLACVKGSTECMGWVSCPKLPENGGERWYSIHSEVLSNTNRLRVRDGSDLVTQDSAIVPGYALDTVKSEDFVLPRDLDPIPTSSLAFSQWELVPMNVDLIDGDNWSGPQTESDVHAPSMTFILGDAATNHTITLTYDVQFVTSWPCTTPASALSQLGHRPKVMRRSVTGTLSRSSSKHTMSRRNSHGFEPLLSHPPDAEDLTPKRMYDPPETEADALATISKPMNIHPLHSSYSHQVVPVTDVLDPKFVLPFALHTSKSSERLLRLSNSKDSDEETIKNNKKAVLVLDARSSPDLELLARAWCAENGLHAIISRVERTCLGCSIREARGLGINIVIRV, encoded by the exons ATGCTTCAAAGACTGCATAACGACATGGTTGACGAGAACGTGGGAAAGCtggagaggaagaggagcAAGAGGCAGCGTGTGCTGCGCTTCTTCACTGCATGGAAGCAGAAGCAGCCGCATGAGGTGTCT ACACTGTCCAAGGACTCGCAACCACTGTCACGCCAGGTCCCCGCCATATCTTCCATATCCGCTCCAGAGCCAGTGGCCAGTCCAGTCCAGCATGGCAGGATGCCTTCCGTCAAGGAGGGGAAGCAGGAGCGTGTAGTGACACCGCCGCCCCAAGAGACGGTAGAAGAAAAGGCCGAGCCCCTCAGTGAGAGTCAACTGCGCTCCCTCTTCGCTGGAGCCCCGCGCTTTGGCCTCACAAAGACCGACAGTCGCTCCACACCCACCGTTGCATATCCCTGGAACACTGAGCCCACCACCAAGCATGCCACCGACTCAGCACCACTGGCCGAGCCCGCCTTCTCAGCTGCGACCCTGCAGAAGCATCTGCCCAAGACCGAGCAGGTCCCGGGAGCCTCAAAACAATACAATGGCTACGGAGTGGACGTCGTGGAACTGCCCAACATGCTTGGCGCACAGGGTATCGAGGCAGGCACCATTGGCTTCTCGCATTTCCTAGAATTGCCCAATTCCGACGTCCTTGTCAACGCGTCAGAACAGTCTCAGTCAGGCAATGGTTATCTCAGCACGAGCACAAACAAAGACGTTATGCAGGCGAACCCCGAGCGCCTAGGCATACGTCCAGTCGAACTAGGCCTCATCTACGACCGCTTGCTCGAGTTCCAGGATCTTTACGAAACCTTCCACGACAGTCCCGAGCCAATGACTATCCTCAACAACCAAAGCTCTGGAGATCTCTATGCGAACTTGTTCACCAAATTTCTCACTCCTCCCGGCTATGACGATTCCACCGAAGACCCTACAGGACTACAAACACAAATCGCGGCACTGCTCAGGGTTCTGGCATTGGAAGGCGTCTGGTATGACTTCAGTCTTGTCGAATGGAGGATCAGACTGGGACAGATTCTGTGGAACGAGCCTGAGCCCACCTCCGACTTCGAGTCACGACCCCTGTGGGCCGAGCGGGAGATACTGCTGCTACAGATTACCCTCGCCTGTGAGCTCCTACTTCGACTCGATGCCTTCACAAACGCCGACGCGTCCAATGCCGGTCTGCGACAGCAAATCAATCCCAAGGACATGGAAGCAGTTCTCCAGATGAAGACCACCAAGATCGACTGGGATCTGATCCTGGCACGGAGGTTCTTGGACAACATTCTCATCATGAGAGGCAGCGATATACAAGAATCGCCGCAACCAAGGTCTCGCGGTTTCTTATCACTGTTGGCGCAGGGCATTCACCCTGGACTGCCACAATCGGACCTCATCCTGCTCCCACAGCATCAGGCACGGCAATTCTCAGGGCTGCTTCACTTCGCAAACACTATACAGTGGCCTAATATTGACGTCGTTTCGACCGATCTAGCCCGTAAACTGGGAGCACAAGACGACTCCACGGAAGGTAACACTCCGTCCTCGCCTAGTATAAGGCCGTTTGACTCAAACACTCCTTCTGGAATCAGTGTGTACGGAACGCCGCTGGAAACACCACTCCCGGCTGGACATCAGTTAGACAGCTACTTTGGACATGTCGGGAAGCCCTCTCTTCATCGCAACAACTCTCGTGCTCTGCGTATGCCCTTATCCCCGATGGCGACGCTTCCGGAAACAAAGTCAAAATCCAGTCTGAACAACGTTGGTGGATGGCTTAGTCGATCATACCTGGCCGGACTTGTGCTACCTGGAGAAGCCATCTCGCATTTTCTCATGTCCACGCTACTTGAGAACGATAGCACTGCAATTGCAAATCTTGGCGACTCTGCTAATCTGTACGGTGGCTTTACCTTCGGCGGCAGAACATTCTGGAGCAGGAACTCTGTCGTTGGCCGGACCCTGGCCTGTGTCAAGGGCTCTACAGAGTGCATGGGGTGGGTATCCTGTCCAAAGCTACCGGAAAACGGCGGCGAGCGATGGTATTCGATCCACAGCGAGGTTCTTTCAAACACCAACCGGTTGCGAGTAAGAGACGGCTCTGATCTGGTCACTCAGGACTCAGCTATTGTTCCTGGATATGCTTTGGACACCGTCAAGTCAGAGGACTTTGTGCTACCTCGAGACCTCGACCCGATACCAACCTCTTCTCTTGCCTTTTCCCAATGGGAGCTCGTTCCGATGAACGTGGACCTCATCGATGGAGACAACTGGTCTGGGCCACAGACCGAAAGCGACGTCCATGCTCCATCTATGACGTTTATCCTAGGCGATGCAGCGACTAATCACACCATCACGCTTACCTACGATGTCCAGTTCGTTACATCTTGGCCGTGTACTACACCTGCTTCTGCGCTTTCCCAACTCGGGCACCGACCTAAAGTCATGAGACGTTCAGTCACTGGGACACTGTCGAGATCTTCATCAAAACACACAATGTCACGCCGAAACAGCCATGGTTTCGAGCCACTGCTATCTCATCCCCCTGATGCTGAGGACCTTACCCCAAAGCGCATGTACGATCCGCCAGAGACGGAGGCCGACGCACTTGCGACAATAAGCAAGCCCATGAACATACATCCCCTACACAGTTCCTATTCGCATCAGGTTGTGCCAGTCACCGACGTCCTGGATCCTAAATTTGTACTTCCGTTTGCGCTACACACATCCAAGTCTTCGGAACGTTTGCTTAGGCTGTCCAATAGCAAGGATAGCGATGAGGAAACGAtcaagaacaacaagaagGCGGTGCTTGTGCTAGACGCTCGGTCTTCACCAGATCTTGAGTTGCTCGCACGAGCTTGGTGTGCTGAGAACGGACTTCATGCCATCATCAGTCGCGTTGAGCGCACATGCTTAGGCTGTTCTATCCGCGAGGCTCGAGGTCTAGGGATCAACATTGTCATCCGCGTATGA
- a CDS encoding UBA domain containing protein → MSKLLGDRKSKQLVTILRAVPEYPESPESPAHCHSDEQDVAAQDYLRIKAGMSPSSAKSPASLLAGSVSIWGRKQKKATSNSSSSPKSKSKSKEHHKSLNYAIGTYKHGKIQWQRKDGSSSSSRTKKTLGPDRRSRPKIQIVIPSGRCDQPLPALPNFSPAGHGSDHDISPQSASHVFRRNSIVSPCAQSQPQAIPFGQLERTIHSTTGLQPSAPTHSSSSSYASEESDKSSVLSNRSSETSLEHDVSPIQRGPPQSSKYLPSGQTLVPDGTLESSPKITTNLDDEQLRRHAPSSALPRRYTHAPFGEEEAVFQITCTDHDAQHASHITKISRSPTLNRKSSKRSGPRQRTAASLCTGNQAIGRYIPGRFSDSPVVLSPTLSEAECALQKQLSACENLTDLPADDRERTTLAEGSPFRGDVRQPPSGGEAAGQHQWDLATIPLPDSPPPAVPRKSSKRKSVQTRVPTDHIASQLMRGRSRGSKTLKLMIPQYKRTSVAQVFTPETILDTKKPNITPQGAETVILGILRHLDHFEDLFSAALVNQGFYRVFKRHELSLIKSTLRKMSPPAWEFREIAFPGHDRLHAEDLEVTRPDEEYTTDGYLQLQKRDVQVIRAIKLEIMEKCQSFVRSEISAALMSACPAESARVDDALWRIWSFCKIFGSGKGREDDIVAQMDWLNGGVLVHQSTCTFSIMSTDFMNDTLVSAPESFGKGNEGGLSAEQLFDMMELWNCLGVLLQNFEGRTVQARQAGIYDNTDIRGGDIDGEEMMLDEWCYHLLTFGPRAVLKLTGPYHPSDPTAFKIAAENGWLNWKPPVARSTRRTFLKEAASRVYEDKIANTFARISTRDVQRQQSKIRLQRHIKELRERKNSGEHRRMIRMSQERPMSEWDTVIRNLTRPRVPAQGSENDLVTHVPALRSGTTFEQVYLPPICELPASGVNSRPSSPPRRTVAEPLLPTPSASTVPSNYNRYSIASSDPYTEERPPSTPRRTAAQPLLPTPSASTVQSYRDPYTMGSVSDRNSPPRRIVAQPLLPSPSTSASQSNRDWHRYSTGTFMPSILEDPPHHPLSVNPDSVHPAFRPQSASTPHHNNGLYYRHIRQRSEDQSSSASVRSAAHLQHEQQHNIYGSQSHENTADKAIYRIVEMGFTPEQAREALKLTDLGTGLRVDRAVELLLARQT, encoded by the coding sequence TACGCCATCGGAACCTACAAGCATGGGAAGATCCAGTGGCAGCGAAAGGATGGCAGCTCTTCAAGTAGCCGCACGAAAAAGACTCTCGGCCCCGACAGGCGTTCAAGACCCAAGATACAAATAGTAATCCCTAGTGGAAGGTGCGATCAGCCGCTCCCCGCTCTCCCAAACTTCAGCCCTGCCGGACACGGAAGCGATCACGATATATCGCCCCAATCTGCAAGCCACGTTTTTAGGCGAAATTCTATCGTTTCCCCGTGTGCGCAATCGCAACCGCAAGCTATCCCATTCGGGCAACTGGAGCGTACAATTCACAGCACTACAGGACTTCAGCCTTCGGCGCCGACACATTCGAGCAGCTCTTCTTATGCTTCAGAGGAGAGCGATAAATCGTCAGTGCTCAGCAACCGCTCGTCGGAGACAAGTTTGGAACATGACGTCTCACCAATACAAAGGGGCCCACCGCAATCATCCAAGTACCTTCCCAGTGGCCAGACTCTGGTTCCCGACGGGACCCTAGAATCTTCACCAAAGATAACCACAAACCTTGATGATGAGCAGCTTCGTCGTCATGCTCCGTCGTCTGCGTTACCTCGAAGGTATACCCACGCACCATTCggtgaagaagaagctgtCTTTCAAATTACTTGTACAGATCACGATGCACAGCATGCTTCACACATCACGAAGATATCACGCAGTCCAACATTGAACCGCAAGTCCTCCAAACGGAGCGGTCCGCGGCAAAGGACTGCCGCAAGTCTGTGCACAGGCAACCAAGCGATTGGCCGATACATACCTGGAAGGTTCTCAGATTCACCAGTAGTACTTAGCCCTACTCTGAGCGAGGCCGAATGCGCACTTCAAAAGCAGTTGTCTGCATGTGAAAACCTTACCGATCTCCCCGCCGATGACCGAGAAAGGACAACCCTTGCCGAAGGCAGCCCTTTCCGGGGGGATGTACGTCAACCTCCGAGTGGGGGCGAAGCTGCAGGCCAACACCAATGGGATCTCGCTACCATCCCTCTACCAGATTCTCCACCCCCGGCTGTCCCTCGCAAATCCAGCAAGCGGAagtctgtacagactcgCGTACCTACGGATCATATTGCTTCGCAGCTGATGAGAGGCCGCTCTCGAGGGAGTAAGACATTGAAGTTAATGATTCCACAGTACAAAAGGACGAGCGTGGCTCAGGTGTTTACCCCGGAAACTATCTTGGATACCAAAAAACCGAACATCACACCCCAGGGCGCGGAAACCGTTATTCTTGGCATTCTGCGACACCTAGATCATTTCGAAGATCTGTTTTCTGCGGCTCTCGTCAACCAAGGCTTCTACCGAGTGTTCAAGCGCCATGAGCTCAGTCTCATCAAGTCTACCCTCCGGAAGATGTCGCCTCCAGCATGGGAATTCCGCGAGATTGCGTTCCCTGGTCATGATCGCTTACATGCCGAAGACTTGGAGGTGACAAGACCGGATGAGGAATACACGACTGATGGATATCTACAGCTCCAGAAGCGCGATGTACAGGTTATTCGCGCTATCAAATTGGAGATTATGGAGAAGTGTCAATCTTTTGTACGATCGGAAATTTCAGCTGCGCTCATGAGCGCATGCCCAGCGGAGTCGGCAAGAGTTGACGATGCGCTGTGGCGTATTTGGTCATTCTGCAAGATATTTGGCTCAGGCAAAGGGCGGGAGGACGACATTGTTGCTCAGATGGACTGGCTCAACGGAGGTGTGTTGGTTCATCAGAGCACGTGCACTTTTAGCATCATGAGTACCGATTTCATGAACGACACATTGGTCAGTGCACCTGAGAGTTTTGGAAAGGGTAACGAGGGGGGGTTGAGCGCTGAACAGCTCTTCGACATGATGGAGCTTTGGAACTGTTTGGGAGTGCTCCTACAAAACTTTGAGGGACGCACCGTGCAAGCACGTCAGGCCGGGATATACGACAACACGGACATTCGTGGCGGCGACATTGACGGCGAGGAAATGATGCTTGACGAATGGTGCTATCACCTCCTAACTTTTGGTCCGAGAGCTGTTCTCAAACTCACCGGCCCGTACCATCCATCAGACCCAACAGCCTTCAAGATTGCTGCCGAAAACGGGTGGCTTAACTGGAAGCCTCCGGTAGCTAGGAGCACCCGACGAACCTTTCTCAAGGAAGCAGCTTCCCGTGTGTACGAAGACAAGATTGCCAATACTTTTGCCAGGATCTCCACCCGTGATGTTCAGCGCCAGCAATCAAAGATTCGTCTTCAAAGGCACATCAAAGAGCTTCGGGAGCGTAAGAACAGTGGTGAACATCGGCGAATGATTCGAATGTCCCAAGAGCGGCCCATGTCAGAATGGGACACTGTGATTCGGAATTTGACACGGCCTCGCGTACCAGCACAAGGATCCGAGAATGACCTCGTGACCCATGTTCCGGCTCTACGATCAGGCACAACTTTTGAACAGGTATATCTGCCACCTATCTGTGAGCTTCCAGCTTCAGGAGTAAATTCCAGGCCATCATCTCCGCCGCGCCGCACAGTTGCTGAGCCACTGTTACCAACACCATCAGCATCTACAGTACCCAGTAACTACAACCGGTACAGCATAGCCTCGAGCGATCCATATACGGAAGAGCGGCCACCATCAACACCACGTCGGACTGCAGCTCAACCTCTTCTCCCTACCCCCTCAGCGTCGACAGTACAAAGTTACCGGGATCCCTACACAATGGGCAGCGTCTCAGACAGGAACTCGCCACCTCGGCGTATTGTTGCACAACCGCTCCTTCCAAGTCCATCTACCTCTGCAAGCCAAAGCAACCGAGACTGGCACCGCTACAGCACAGGCACATTCATGCCTTCCATCCTCGAAGACCCACCCCACCACCCCCTTTCCGTTAACCCGGATTCAGTTCACCCAGCCTTTAGACCCCAATCTGCTTCAACCCCCCACCACAACAACGGCCTCTACTACCGACACATCCGTCAGCGCAGCGAAGACCAGTCAAGTTCGGCCAGCGTCAGGAGCGCGGCGCACCtgcaacatgaacaacaaCACAACATCTACGGGTCGCAGAGCCATGAGAACACGGCAGACAAAGCTATTTACCGCATTGTGGAGATGGGATTTACACCCGAGCAAGCGAGGGAAGCACTCAAATTGACGGATTTGGGTACGGGCCTGAGGGTTGATCGTGCAGTTGAATTGTTGCTTGCTCGACAGACCTGA
- a CDS encoding UPF0041 domain containing protein has translation MSFRPGSRIFSTFRPFFQRANARRGVNTAAGAAEPAGFAKFWNSPIGPKTVHFWAPVMKWGMVLAGASDFTRPAESLSFTQNFALMCTGAIWTRWCFVIRPKNIALAAVNSLVFCVGATQVGRIYMYNQSLKETEGQAKGEMQDVKRTAEKAEQKAEKALK, from the exons ATGTCGTTCCGCCCGGGATCCCGCATCTTCAGCACCTTCCGACCCTTCTTCCAGCGCGCAAATGCCCGCCGCGGCGTCAACACGGCTGCAGGCGCTGCTGAACCAGCTGGCTTTGCAAAGTTCTGGAACAGCCCCATTGGGCCCAAGACGGTGCATTTCTG GGCACCAGTAATGAAATGGGGCATGGTCCTCGCCGGCGCCTCCGACTTCACCCGTCCCGCCGAATCCCTCTCCTTCACCCAAAACTTTGCTCTCATGTGCACAGGCGCCATCTGGACACGCTGGTGCTTCGTCATCCGCCCTAAGAACATTGCTCTGGCCGCTGTCAACTCGCTCGTCTTCTGCGTCGGTGCCACTCAAGTCGGTCGCATTTACATGTACAACCAGAGCTTGAAGGAAACCGAGGGCCAGGCCAAGGGCGAAATGCAGGACGTGAAGCGCACGGCTGAGAAGGCTGAGCAGAAGGCAGAGAAGGCTCTGAAATAA
- a CDS encoding putative c6 finger domain-containing protein: MAAATVPSPALLSTPTAPVDVKHANKTTATPLSASKTAPKASETSGVTKRKQSKSRNGCVTCKGKRLKCDEKKPTCDQCARRTVVCGGYKKDFKWRPFEEPNISGKQPPAKSRKLSFSQVPTPSPSQPQDHFGLHDKPHGFVSTPHGAYYPPPNHSHQFSSASYVQMSYPQSSFPSTENAFSIPESPYIITPQSISSVGSYPPAPSESLGGFAAESTGAKGAVHATDSTISSGQSPKLVDLLNPGTDLSKTPEEYDSFITQHESFYQPTGLTPPAQANDEDDIEELQRDSAKDQESWVMRLPSPASSNSSSSSSDSPQLKIPAQIQISYTSAESLTRRYDRETCGVLSVKDGPTENPWRTLVWPLSRDCPALFHAIASMTSFHLSKDTPTLRIQGIDHMRNAVHALAAGLQNMRVDAAISTTLVLAFAESWDQHISTGINHIKGAKILINQALIQHQHTPMQGEEWTRLKFLCNTWIYMDVLARLTSADEDETYDVDSVQEKIYATGETDSALDPLMGCAHTLFPIIGRVANLVRKVRRSDSNGPIIISQAVHLKSQLEGWTPPSFIEDPEDETTSPHDTIKTAVAYQYATLLYLYQAVPEIGSQSSRALARKVLCDLATVAPSSRAIIVHIYPLMAAGCEATDHDEREWVKERWSLMSARMKLGIIERCLEVTKEVWNRRDAHETERMNNQMNSMRSESFSSDASINHDFGTYPEDFGMDGEFHWQESPKWEPASISKTVSSDPDVTVKSRLHWLGVMKDWNWEILLG, translated from the exons ATGGCAGCGGCCACGGTTCCATCGCCCGCGCTGCTAAGTACGCCAACAGCCCCAGTCGACGTCAAGCACGCGAACAAGACAACGGCTACTCCACTTTCAGCGAGCAAGACTGCCCCCAAGGCCTCGGAGACGTCTGGCGTCACCAAAAGGAAGCAGTCGAAAAGTCGAAATG GCTGTGTCACCTGCAAAGGAAAACGTCTGAAATGCGACGAGAAGAAACCCACCTGTGATCAATGTGCCAGACGAACGGTAGTGTGTGGCGGCTACAAGAAAGATTTCAAATGGAGACCGTTTGAAGAGCCCAATATATCCGGGAAGCAGCCGCCTGCGAAATCAAGAAAAC TTTCTTTCTCACAAGTACCGACGCCATCGCCTTCACAGCCACAGGACCACTTCGGCCTCCATGACAAGCCACATGGCTTCGTCAGTACACCCCACGGTGCATACTATCCACCGCCGAATCACTCTCATCAATTCTCATCTGCCTCATATGTGCAAATGAGTTATCCGCAGTCTTCATTCCCATCTACAGAAAACGCCTTCAGCATTCCTGAATCACCATACATCATCACTCCTCAATCCATATCATCAGTTGGATCCTACCCACCCGCGCCGTCCGAGTCGCTCGGTGGATTTGCTGCTGAGAGCACAGGTGCCAAGGGAGCCGTACATGCTACAGATTCAACCATCTCATCTGGTCAGTCACCCAAACTGGTCGACCTTCTCAATCCAGGCACAGATCTTAGCAAGACACCCGAAGAGTACGACTCTTTCATAACTCAACACGAATCCTTCTACCAGCCTACTGGCTTGACACCACCAGCCCAAGCAAATGACGAGGACGACATCGAAGAGCTACAACGAGATTCTGCCAAGGACCAGGAGTCATGGGTTATGCGCTTACCATCTCCTGCGTCTTCCAACTCATCTAGCTCTTCGTCCGACTCCCCACAGCTGAAGATCCCTGCCCAGATACAGATTTCTTATACCTCAGCCGAGTCTCTCACACGACGCTACGATAGAGAAACATGTGGTGTACTATCGGTAAAGGATGGCCCTACAGAGAACCCATGGAGGACTCTGGTTTGGCCTCTCTCAAGAGATTGTCCTGCCCTCTTCCACGCAATTGCCTCGATGACGTCGTTTCATCTGTCCAAGGACACACCGACTTTACGGATACAAGGCATTGATCACATGCGGAACGCGGTACATGCCCTGGCCGCAGGCCTGCAGAATATGCGCGTTGATGCCGCCATCTCAACAACACTCGTACTGGCCTTTGCCGAATCATGGGACCAGCACATCAGTACTGGTATTAATCATATCAAAGGCGCCAAGATACTGATTAACCAGGCGTTGATACAGCACCAGCATACGCCAATGCAGGGTGAGGAGTGGACTCGCCTGAAGTTCCTATGTAACACCTGGATCTACATGGATGTCCTCGCCCGTCTGACCTCGGCTGATGAAGATGAGACATATGATGTCGATTCTGTGCAAGAAAAGATATATGCTACTGGCGAGACTGATAGTGCTCTTGATCCCTTGATGGGCTGTGCGCATACGCTTTTCCCCATCATCGGCCGTGTAGCAAATCTTGTCAGAAAAGTGCGGAGATCGGACAGCAACGGTCCTATCATCATATCGCAAGCAGTACATCTGAAATCCCAACTCGAAGGGTGGACGCCACCTTCCTTCATCGAAGACCCAGAAGATGAAACGACAAGCCCGCATGATACGATCAAGACTGCTGTCGCTTATCAGTACGCCACATTACTGTATCTGTACCAAGCCGTTCCAGAGATTGGATCCCAATCATCCAGAGCGTTGGCAAGGAAGGTGCTATGCGATCTAGCCACTGTGGCTCCAAGCTCTCGTGCAATCATCGTACACATCTATCCTCTGATGGCAGCCGGTTGTGAGGCGACAGATCACGACGAACGTGAGTGGGTGAAAGAGCGTTGGAGCTTGATGTCGGCGCGCATGAAACTGGGTATCATAGAAAGATGCTTGGAAGTCACAAAAGAAGTCTGGAATCGACGCGACGCACATGAAACGGAGCGCATGAATAATCAGATGAACAGTATGCGTAGCGAAAGCTTTTCTTCGGATGCATCCATCAACCATGATTTTGGCACCTATCCGGAAGACTTCGGAATGGACGGAGAGTTTCACTGGCAGGAATCTCCAAAATGGGAACCGGCGTCAATCAGTAAAACAGTCTCTTCAGACCCAGATGTCACAGTCAAAAGTCGGCTCCACTGGTTGGGCGTCATGAAGGACTGGAATTGGGAAATCCTTCTTGGATGA